One Vitis vinifera cultivar Pinot Noir 40024 chromosome 15, ASM3070453v1 genomic window, ttatgacctcaaatttaaaaatgttttgaagtGACTCTTAAAAACATGAGGTAAAGTTATATTTTAGCAcaagaagttttatttttatatagaagtttctAATTTacaattgaaaaataagaaatgtatCAAAACGAGATacctagtttttttattttaaattttattaggttaatttaataaataaaaaaatcaaatattttaattttctttataagttGCTAACTTATATAAATTGAGCTCATAATAGACATATATTACGTAATTTTTAGAATACTACATGGTATTTTCAtctatggaaaagaaaaaaacgaaAGGTTCAAACTACAAGATTGTACctgtagattttttttaaaaaataaaataaaattacaaacatTTTTTAATGGTTGAAAATGAAGTAACAAATAACATTACTAAAAACACCTTCTAGGaccaacaaaataaataaataaacgattATATGTAATATATGTATTTAATGCAGTTATAGGTCTTAGATTATAACTTATAGCATGATAGGttggaagtgtcccaaattcctattggaatatttttttatgaatattatatagaatatttcccAAGTTTATATGTGattataattagatttcttATATAATAAGGAAAACTAGtaaaaatatatctataaaCATTCCaagtcatgaggggaaaaaattatgaaagagaCACGAGCTTGTGAAGACAAACCATGGTAGATAGAAATGTGAGAAAGCGCAAAGGACACCTAGTAGAGTAAGAGGGTTTTCAGTTCAAGATGTAGATATCAGAAATAGTGGGAAACACCCAATGGAGCAAAAGAATTCATGATTCATGATCAAGATACAAATAATGGGAAATATGAGATATGTTGGGACCTAATAGTTGTACTTGTTTCTATCCTatgtaatattttctataatatagtGGAATTTTATCTCTCATTTATGGATATAGGTATGATTAGTCGAACTACATTAAAATATCATGTACCCTTATAtatagattattttattttcatgctCTTTCATTAATATGTTGCAACTGACCCAACATTGTAGTGCACATTATATTTGGCACTACATATGTAATGTGTTTTAGAACAATGTAGCATATGTCAATCAATTCATCTTATTTCAATGTAGTTTGTCCAtacaaaatagtaataataataataaaatagtattaaataataaaagggTGTAAAGGAAAGCTTTGTTgagtaaaagaaatttaagattttgaatttttactCATCAAATGGTttgtttgaattcaaaattaaaatttggtgTGATATCAACACTTTTGTTTAGTTTATCAATCCACTATGTCCATAGGGTTGTTATTAAAGAGACGAGGGAATCCTTGGGAACAAGAATTGTAATAAAATCCAAGCAGCACGCATTAATGATAAAACTTGGAAGCTTTATATGCCAGAGTAAAAGCAAACTGTATTTTCAGTATCTTCGTTGAAAATGCTGGTGTGCGGCAACGCACAAATATGTCAGTGTCTATTAACATTatggggaaaagaaaagaaatgagggAATTTCCAACATAAATAAAAGATGATGtgcttcaaattttattaatcaCTGTTCACTACTTCACTTAGGAATCTTGATTTGTGATTGAGAACTCCAAAATTATCAAGCATTTCCGTATGCaacacaaaatttttatttattttgactctttttatttttattttttttttggatagtcaaaatatttataaaattcacgtttaaataaattaccttTTTGAGTGTGGCTAGGATTAGGAAACTTATTGTTTAAGGTTAAATGTGTGTATAATTAGTCACACCATATATCCACAAcctcaaaagaaagaaaaaaaaaaaagaactatgTCCACAAGAGTCCTCCTAGGTTTGTAGAAATGAACCTCCTGTTGTTGTTTCCCTAACCTACGGCTGCACCAACTTTATTACCAGGTCCAAAAATCATGTATAATCTCTACACATGAATATACTAATTGACTCCGAGTATAGGTGTTCTTTATTTAGGGCTTTTGTTCAGCCCTCCTAAATGTGTGTATTTAATTGTAGTGATCATTGACCAAGGTAGAGATTATGGCCATCATATTACTGACCATTCACAGCGTTCTGCTAAACTTGATTGTTCTATGGTATCCTTCCCTACAGAATTTCCTACagcaaacataataataatcattttgAACCCAAAAAAACGCAACAGACAAATCAAtatatcttgcatgaattataTTTCTGGTTTTAATTGTTGAACACCACTAATGATACGTATATGCTGCCAAGTTCTTTTTAGAATTTCATCCTCCAGATTTTAAGAAACCCAAATCTAAAAGGGAGAAAAATATTCACTGCTCATCTTTCAACTATTATATGGATATTGAATTTCTTAGCACTTACTATTTTCTGCTAAATTTGATGATTCTCCTGGCTCCATTCTCTTGTAATCTGCATGTAAAAATAGTAGGAATCCTTCACTTGCTGTCCAAGTTCATATCTAAAAGAGAAAAGATCAGTTATCATCTATGAACTATTATTATAGTATGGTTGGGCATGCAGTTACATTGTAATGGTGAACTTGATGGTTCTCTTGATGGTTCTCCGGGGCTCTCTTCCATTTTAGAATTTGCTCCTGCAAATATTGtgaatcttcattttctttcaaaatgatTGATTTATATGCTATagcaaaaaaatcaatttatcatCTATGAATTATCAATATTATATTGTTGATCAGAACAAGTCTATGTTCTGCTAAATGGAACATAGGGAAAACATTATAAATCTTCTCTTTCCATCCAAAGACAAgtcaaaagaaaattgattgttCTGCTGGCTCCTTCCCCTTACAAGTTCTTCTGTAAACATTATGAATATTCACTTTCTAGGAAAACCCATATCTCAAACAAAAAAGAGATCAATCTATCGACTATAGTTATTTGTATTGTAGGGCACTGACTATGCTTGGGTAAATTTGATGATTCTACTGTTAGGCACTCGCTATGTTCTGCTCAATTTGATGGTTCTACTGGTTCCTTTCTGTTAGAAGTTCCTCCTACAAACATTACAAGTTTTCACTTTCAATCTAAACTAAGATatgtctaaaataaaaaatattaatgatcaTCTATGAACTATAGTCGATCTCTGTATTGCTAAGtttgtaactaattttaattatattttattttttttagtattttcttcttaacttcttttttctttgcttagtactttctaagaaccaaacataacatacATGTTAATTACAACATAAATCACATTCCTAGTGAGATCATGTCACTAGTGCCCTCCTCAATCACCAATGTAGAGCTAGCGCACGGTGTTTAGTGATCtcacattttcaaatttttgatgTCTTGCAACTCAAAGGAACATCCTAGGATCACCCGAAGCACAAGCATGGAGTGGAAGAGGGCAAATGCTTAAAACAGAGGAAGGATGAGGTGAAAATGAGTCATCCAAGGACCCTAAAGCCATCCCTCAGCCACTGCCACCTTTGGATGGTAATAAGATGGCATGTCCCATGAGGCCAAAACCTGCCACCCAACCTAGCTATGAAATCATTTCTTGCTCAatcctatttttgtttttggcaCTTCCCTTTTAGCTCTTAGATTTTTGGTGGTTCCTTAGGTTGCCTCTATGTGTCACCAAGCAAGGACAACAGATACCCTATTTTGCAGCTGGAGATGGAGGACTTCTTTAGGGAGGCCTCTTTGGTCTTTTCTAGAGTTCagatttcttcatgttttttattGGAATAGGGTAGATctcattttcattcattttgataTAATCTTACTTGAGATGTTTTTGTCTATGTTCAACTCCATTTGTAAGtctatttttacatttattcatGTATTTTGGTTATTAGTCTCAATTTGTGGAGAAACTTAtgcttgacttttttttatatatatatacttttcaTAAATTAGAGAGATGGCTCTTTGATTGGTGAGCACCCATGgttattttaccaaactatTGTTCATTTAATGCATGAAATTTGCATTTTCATCTTGCGTATTTTAATTATCTCTTAAATTTCAATCTATTTCTGCATTATAATATGCTTGTGAGACCCTTCTAATGCTTGGATTTTATATGCCTTAACGTGTATTTGCCTCTCTTGCAccctaattttaaattataaaaggcTTGCATTGTAATTTGGGTATTTGGTCAccattttctatcaaaattgATGGTTCAAGCATCTCCTTGTCAACAATTCTTCCTACAATGATTatgaaacttcattttttgtGCAAACCAATgtcaaaaagtaaaattatgCCATTAAGCACTCACCATGTTCTGTTAAATTCAAAGGTTCTAGCATCTCGTCAAATGTTATTTCTGCAAAGATAATGGAACTTCACTTTTTATTCAAACCAATATCTAAAGTAAAATTATGTCATTGAGTAGTCACCATGTTCTGTCAAATCTAAAGGTTCTAGTGTCACCTTATAAAAAGTTATTTCTACAAAGATTATGGAACTTCACATTTTATCTAAACCGATGTCTATAAAAGTAAACATATCGTTATATAGTCACTATGTTATACCAAATTTGAGGTTCTAACTTCTGTTGGTCAAAAGTTCTTTCTATGAAGATTATGGAACTTTACTTTTTTGTTCAAACCtgtttaaaagtaaaattatgCCATTAAGTACTCACCATGTTTCACGAAATCTGATGGTTCTAATGTTTCCCTCTCAAAAGTTCTTTCTATAAAGATTATGGAACTTCACTTTCTTTCCAAACCAGTATCtataaaagttaaattatatcATTGAGTATGCACCATATTCTCCGAAATTTAATGGTTCTAGCTTCTCCTCATCAAAAGTTCTTCCTACAATGATTATGGAACTTTTACTTTGTGTCCAGACCAATGTCTAAAAGTATAATTATGTTTTTGAGTACTCACCATGTACTACTAAATCTGATGGCTTTGGTGTCTCTTTGTCAAAAGTTCTTTCTACAAAGATTATGGAACTTCACCTTTTGTCCTCACCATATTTTGCTAAATCTAATGGTTATAGCATCTCTTGATTAAAATTTCTTCCTAAAAAAATTGCAGAACTTCACTTTCTATCTAAATCAATGTCTAAACGTAAAACTATATCATTGAGTACTCGCCCTATTGTGCGAAATCTAATGATTTTAACGTCACCTTGCCTAACGTTCTTTTTGTAAAGATTATGGAACTTCACTTTTTGTCCAAACggatatatataaaagtaaactTATATCATTGAGTACTCACCATGTTTAGCCAAATGTGATGGTTCTAGCTTCTCTTTGTCAAAAGTTATTTCTACAAAGATTATGGAACTTTACTTTTTATCTAAACCCATGTCTAAAAGTAAAATTATGCCATTGAGTACTCACCATATTTCGCCAAATCAGATGGTTTTAACGTTTCCCTCTCAAAAGTTCTTTTTGTAAAGATTCCAAAACTTCATTTTCTATCTAAACCAATTTctataaaactaaaattatatcATTGAGTACTCACCATGTTCTCCCAAATTTGATGGTTCTTTCTTCTCCTCGTCAAAAGTTCCTTCTAGAATGATTGTGGAACTTTACGTTTTATCCAAACTAACGTTTAAAAGTGCAATTATGTTGTTAAGCACTCACCATGTTCTACCAAATCTGATGGTGCTAGCGTCTCCTTGTAAAAATTTCTTTCTACGAAGATAATGAAACTTCACTTTTTGTCCAAAGCAATGTCTATAAAAGTAAGATTATGTCATTGAGTACTCACCATGTTTTGCTAAATCTGATGGTTCTAGCATCTCTGGGTCAAACGTTCTTTCTGCAAAAATTATGGAAATTCACTTTCTATCGAAATCAATGTCTAAAAGTGAAACTATGTCATAGGGTACCTACCAAGTTGTGCGTACTCAACATGTTCTGCCAAATCTGATGGTTCTAGCATCTCCTTGGAAAAAGTTATTTCTACAAAGATTATGGAACTTCACTTTTTGTCCAaaccaatatatataaaagaaaacttATATCATTGAGTACTCACCATGTTTAGCAAAATTTGATAGAACTTTACTATTTTTCTAAACCAATGTCTAAAAGTTAAATTATGCCATTGAGTGCTCACCATATTTTGCCAAATCGGATGGTTCTAATGTTTCCCTCTTAAAAGTTCTTTCTATAAAGATTATGAAACTTCACTTTCTATCCACACCAATTTctataaaagtaaaattatattgTTGAGTACTCACCATGTTCTCCCAAATTTGATGGTTCTTGCTTCTCCTCGTCAAAAGTTCTTCCTGCAATGATTATGGAACTTTACCTTTTGTCCAAACTAACGTTTAAAACTACGCTTATGTTGTTGATTACTCACCATGTTCTACCAAATCTGATGGTGCTAGCGTCTCCTTGTAAAAATTTCTTTCTACGAAGATAATGAAACTTCACTTTTTGTCCAAAGCAATGTCTATAAAAGTAAGATTATGTCATTGAGTACTCACCATGTTTTGCTAAATCTGATGGTTCTAGCATCTCTTGGTCAAACGTTCTTTCTGCAAGAATGATGGAAATTCACTTTCTGTCGAAATCAATGTCTAAAAGTAAAATTATGTCATGGAGTACCTACCAAGTTGTGCGTACTCAACATGTTCTGCCAAATCTGATGGTTCTAGCATCTCCTTGGAAAAAGTTATTTCTACAAGGATTATGGAACTTCACTTTTTTTCCAaaccaatatatataaaagaaaacttATATCATTGAGTACTCACCATGTTTAGCAAAATTTGATAGAACTTTACTATTTGTCTAAACCAATGTCTAAAAGTTAAATTATGCCATTGAGTGCTCACCATATTTTGCCAAATCGGATGGTTCTAATGTTTCCCTCTTAAAAGTTCTTTCTATAAAGATTATGAAACTTCACTTTCTATCTACACCAATTTctataaaagtaaaattatattgTTGAGTACTCACCATGTTCTCCCAAATTTGATGGTTCTTGCTTCTCCTCGTCAAAAGTTCTTCCTGCAATGATTATGGAACTTTACCTTTTGTCCAAACTAACGTTTAAAACTACGATTATGTTGTTGATTACTCACCATGTTCTACCAAATCTGATGGTGCTAGCGTCTCCTTGTAAAAATTTCTTTCTACGAAGATAATGAAACTTCACTTTTTGTCCAAAGCAATGTCTATAAAAGTAAGATTATGTCATTGAGTACTCACCATGTTTTGCTACATCTGATGGTTCTAGCATCTCTTGGTCAAACGTTCTTTCTGCAAGAATGATGGAAATTCACTTTCTGTCGAAATCAATGTCTAAAAGTAAAATTATGTCATGGAGTACCTACCAAGTTGTGCGTACTCAACATGTTCTGCCAAATCTGATGGTTCTAGCATCTCCTTGGAAAAAGTTATTTCTACAAGGATTATGGAACTTCACTTTTTGTCCAaaccaatatatataaaagaaaacttATATCATTGAGTACTCACCATGTTTAGCAAAATTTTATAGAACTTTACTATTTGTCTAAACCAATGTCTAAAAGTTAAATTATGCCATTGAGTGCTCACCATATTTTGCCAAATTGGATGGTTCTAATGTTTCCCTCTTAAAAGTTCTTTCTATAAAGATTATGAAACTTCACTTTCTATCCAcaccaatttttataaaagtaaaattatattgTTAAGCACTCACCATGTTCTCCCAAATTTGATGGTTCTTGCTTCTCCTCGTCAAAAGTTCTTCCTGCAATGATTATGGAACTTTACTTTTTGTCCAAACTAACGTTTAAAACTAGGATTATGTTGTTGATTACTCACCATGTTCTGCCAAATCTAATGGTTCTAGCGTCTCCttgtcaaaaaaaatttctataaagATTATGACACTTCACTTTTTGTCCAAACCAATgtcaataaaagtaaaattatgtTGTTAAGTACTCACCATGTTTTGCTGAATCTGATCGTTCTGGCACCTCTATgtcaaaaagtaaaattatgTCTTGGAGTACCTACCAAGTTGTGCGTACTCACCGTGTTCTACCAAATTTGATGGTTCTAGCGTCTTTTTAGCAAAAGTTCTTTCTACAAAGATTATGGAACTTCACTTTTTGTCCAAACggatatatataaaagtaaactTATATCATTGAGTACTCACCATGTTTCTAGCTTCTCTTCGTCAAAAGTTATTTCTACAAAGATTATGgaactttactttttatttaaaccCACGTCTAAAAGTAAATTATGTCATTGAGTAGTTACCATGTTCTACCAAATTAGATGTTACTAGCATTCCCTTGTCAGAAGTTCTTTTTACAAAGATTACTAAACTTCactttcttttttggaaaatgtctcaaattcctaattagtttGGATTCCttttttgaaaagaatattgtatcgAATATTACCTATGTTCTTAtgtcattttaatattaaaattccttataaaataggaaaagttgttaggaatatctctataaatattctaggtcattaGGTAAAAAGTTTATGCGATTGAGATGGACCTGTAGAGACTGTACGAGGTGGATAGAAATGTGAGGAAGAATAAGAGAATAAGTGACACCCAATGAAGCGAGGAGCTCATGGTTCAAGGTGTAGTTACAAGGAGTAGGGAAACATAGGATGTTCCCAAAACTTTGTAGTTGTATCTTATTTTTGTCCATTGTAATATTCTTGATGGTATATTTGaatgattctctctcatccgtggaatTGCCATGTTTGGTTGAATCATATTAAAACCTATTATACCTTTGTGtaaattgttttatctttatgttcttgaactaacattgttgtcATTAAAGCTTCCATTGGTACAATAAACTAGTATCAAAGTCTTAGTTGAAGATTTATGGAAGAATAAAGGAGaacaaagcacacaagatggTGACATAAAAGAATTTTAGTTAAAGGTGAAGTTGATTGTTCTCTCATCGAGATGTGATACAAAAAATGTGTCATGAAGAGATGAAGATTGACTTAATGGAATTTGATCTAAGGTGGAGATTATTgaaaagtgtctcaaattcctaattagtatagaattattttctatattcatatatcatttttatattagatttccttattctataaggaaagtTGTTAtgaatatttctataaatatcctaagtcattaggagaaaaGGTTGTGAGATCGAGATGAACTTATaaagactatacgaggtggatagagatgtgaggggAGACACTCAGAGGAGTGAGGGCCTCATGCTTAAGCGTGTACATACaaagagtggggaaacatgggagaTTTTGGGAACGTAAtagttatatttggtttccaTCCTATATAATATTATCTATGGTATAATGGAATGATCCTCTCTCATCCTTGGATATAGACATGTTTGGTTCAACCATGTTCAAACCTTATATACCTTTGTAtgaattgttttatctttgtgctTTTGAACTATTCCACACAACATTCTTTCAAAACCAATATCTAAAAGTAAAATTATGTCATTAAGTACTCACCTTGTTCTGCCAAATTTGATTGTTCCAGTGTCTCCTTATCAAAAGTTCTTGTAAAGATTATGGAACTTGATTTtatgtcaaacaaatatctaaaaGTAAAATTATGTTGTAGAGTACTCACCATGTTCTTCCAAATTTGATGGTTCTGCCATCTCATTGTCAAAAGTTCTTTCTGCAAAGACTATGGAATTTCACTTTCTATCCATGCCAAGTTCTAAAAGTAAACTATCTTGTTAAGTACTCACCATGTTCTAGCAAATTTGATGGTTCTAGCCTctccttttcaaaatttctttctGCCAAATTATGGAACTTCATTTTCTATTGAAACCAATGTCtaaaagtaaaattatattgTTGAGTACTTACCGTGTTTTACCAGATTTGGTAGTTCTATTGTCCCCTTATCAAAAGTTTGTCCTGCAAAGATGATGGAACTTCACTTTCTACCCAAATCAATGTCTATAAGGAAAAGGATCCATAATCATCTATCCTATAGTTACTATATTGCTGACTCACTGCGTTCTCCTAAACTTGATGGTTCGGGGGGTccttttcttttaacatttgGTCCTGCAAATATTGTCAAATCTTCATTTCCCATCCAAATGTATAGTTGAAAGAGCAAAGATTAATGAACATCTATGAACTATTGTTATTGTATGGTTGAGCACTCACTATGTTCTGCTGAATTTGATGCCTCCGCTGGATGCTTCCCTTCAATCTTTCCTCCTGAAACATTGTGAATCTTCAGTTTCTATCCAAATGCGTATCTTAAAGAAAAATGACCAATGATCATGTATGTAGCCATTGGGTTGTTGAACACcatatgtttttatttacttGATAGTTCTACAGGCACCTTACCTTTTGAAATTCTTCCTGCAAAGAAAACTACATCCACTAATTTCAATCTAAATACATCTACTCATCCAAATATATATGCACagcacatgaaaaataaaatgataataataataataattattattattattattataataaacataaaaaaaaaatgggggaaaaaaaCCCAGAAATGGTCATTTTAACTTTCTTGTTGCATTTAAACCATGTAAAATCAGTTGTTGTCTGATTTTCCGGAAGGCTTGTAGTTGACCTGAACAATGGAAATGATAGAACagagaaaaaaatctaatcTCCTTCGGAGGGATGCTTCCCTCTTGGAATGGCACCAATCAAgtagaattattttttcttttagttgttGACCATATATTAACTTTTAGAGGGTTCTTCGTTTTATATTGAAGATCCTCTAAACTGGACCTGAAAAGCAAGGATTGAAGAGAAGgcttctaactttttttttttttttttttgaaaaagaaactcTTTTTAAGCTTCATGCTGATGAAATAAGGGCTAGAAGTTTATCTCTAGACAAGAAAAGTCACCTTAAAAGAAAGGGAATGAAATTGATCTGTAACTTATGAGTTACAAGGCATGCAGAAGATtagtaaaaaattgaaattatggttatatataaattaagggGACAATTTTCAGCCAAATTTCCGATGCTGGAACCTATTTTAGATTAGACACTTGACAATTGGCATTAAGATTTTCAGTTTTAATAGTAATGGAGACACTAACCTTTCCGTGGCATAAGATGATGATACCAACGAGTTGAAGATGCTTTGGGGTGACCTTGCACTTGATTTGACAAATCAAGGGACGGTGATACTTGGGTGGAATCAATCTCTATGTGAGGGATGCGCATGATCTTTGGCCAATCTAAACCTCCGTCTGGTCTAAATTGCTCTCTTAGTGTGGGACATCCTTCAATTACCAAATGTTGAAGGGAAGTAGAAACACCATCCTCTGGTAATGAATGAACATTGGGGCAATGCTTGATGTGAAGACCCTTGAGGGAGGTGAGGCTCTTCAGCACGTCATTGGGACCAAGGGACTCAAGATTTGTGCAGTAACTAAGAGTCAAACATTCTAGTGTCGTGGGGAGTCCTTCACGAGGCAATTTCACAAGTTTGGGGCAGCCTTGGATGGACAAGAGTTTGAGAGAGGTCAAATCTTGGAATGGTGATGCTTCTTGGGATAAAGCTACCAGATCTTTGCAATGACGGATGTGCAAAGCCTTGAGACCAGGAAGATGAGGCCACTTGGGGAAACAGGTTGCCTTTGAGATGTTTGAAATGACCAAAGAGTTTAGAGAAGTGCTCCTTGGTATTGCCCCCACTACCAGTGTTTCATCCTCGCATTCATCCAGGATCAAGTGCTCAAGTTGTTGGGAGTAATCTCGGGCTGAGAGGGCTTCCAGTAAATTACACCCACCAATCTCCACCTTCTTTGGGGTACATATTTGTGGTAATGCCTTCAGCTTTGGGCAACCATTAATCTTCAATTCCAAAAGACTAGAGAAGGAATGATCCACTTCATTCAAATCTTCCAGAACAAGATTGTCATCTAGTACTAGAACTTTCAGAAGTGGGGTCACAGCAAGGGTCTTGAGAGAGTCGCAATCTTTGATCTTCAGATCTTCTAAATTAGGAAAGTGAGATGGCAACTTCATCAGCTTGCGGCAGTAACTGATCTTTAAAAAAACTAGGGAAGGGTACTCCCCCAATTCCTGTAATTCTTCCAACTCCTGCATTCCTTTAATGTTGATTTTTTCAAGGTGGGGTAGCCCACCCAGTGAGAGGACTCTGCATCTTGTGCAAAATTTTAAGGAAACAGTAACCAGATTTTGGAGCTGCCCCTCTGTCATCCAAAGTGGAAATACGGTACCCCTGAAGTTAAAAATTTGGAGCTCTTTAAGGTCTGAGTGAGGCCGTAAGTCTTCAAGCACCCTCAATTGTGCGGCTTCATCTTGTAGAGCATCATCCCCAGAGCTCCATTCCAACACCAGTTTGCGAAGGCTTTCTTTCTTGTTCAATTTTGCTTCCCCTGCATTCACTGCATTCTCAAGTTTTGAAATATACAACATTCCTGTTAGGTATGACATGCCCTCCAGCTCTTCAATTCCATACCCGACCTTACGCCGAATTGGAAACTTATATAAGGTATGCAAACTGGTTAAGCTCCCAATTCTTGGTGGCAACTTGGTGGTCTTGCACCAGAACTCTTCATCTAGCTCAAGATGTCGCAGGTTTATTAGCTTGGCCAAGTTTTGGGGCAATTGGGAGAATTGTGGACACTCCAACAGTTTTAGGGTTTGCAGATAGAAGAGTTTGCAAATAGAGTCAGGGAGCCTTTTGATTTCAGTTTTGGAGAGATTGAGGTAGCGTAACAGTTTCAACTCTTTAACTGATTTTGGTAGTTCGAGGATTGTGCTTGAGCTCAGATCCAACACCCGCATGTATTTCAGACTCTTGAACATTTTGTCAAGGGCTTGTCCAAACTCTTTCTTCAAATGATAGTTGGGAAACAAGAGTGTGCGCACCTTTTTACATTTATCAATAATCTCCAAAACAGCTTCTTCCACATCGAAAACAACTTCTTCTACATCTCTGCAGCCCAATGATATATGACGAATTTTTGCAGAGAAATTGTGTTTCTTGCTATCTTCCACTGGGCAACAATAGGGGCTAGAGATGTATCGCGCCAACTCATGGTACAGGTCATGCATCATGTAATTG contains:
- the LOC100248851 gene encoding putative disease resistance protein RGA3 isoform X1, which encodes MVLADPTLSLTASILAISALVAKGMPWILAFGLDFDDLSRTASIIQEIVTRANEEQIRATQNWLLDFQDAFCDLQDLRDTTEIPEYLRGGNPFCSIRTWCKIKKMKDRFHQLRKRAQFIQTLVVNEGACSPGLSSTASHVDIATIFGRDNAKEEIIKMLFSTAYRRDGCVTVSRIVGMTGVGKTTLAQIVYNDDRVREHFDRTMWVCVNHDFDHSRILREMMVSDSQKINYTSSSQNQLYEEFLKFVGEKKRVLLVLDGVRTFNNGDWNKLLYLLKMGEIESSVLVTSQRSDVCSAMGMGVQNVYTLDPLNDSGSWALFQQSAFTQGNCPPELESFGREIVGKCKGLPLAVKAMGGLLQNNLDARKWRKISQLDVCEAEKVCRSEKPNILPMLKVSYNHLPSYLKPLFSYCSLLPKGHSFNQKELAQFWMAESLIQPQGQETMEETASEHFDDLLMRSFFHRISPHNKSQDYNYMMHDLYHELARYISSPYCCPVEDSKKHNFSAKIRHISLGCRDVEEVVFDVEEAVLEIIDKCKKVRTLLFPNYHLKKEFGQALDKMFKSLKYMRVLDLSSSTILELPKSVKELKLLRYLNLSKTEIKRLPDSICKLFYLQTLKLLECPQFSQLPQNLAKLINLRHLELDEEFWCKTTKLPPRIGSLTSLHTLYKFPIRRKVGYGIEELEGMSYLTGMLYISKLENAVNAGEAKLNKKESLRKLVLEWSSGDDALQDEAAQLRVLEDLRPHSDLKELQIFNFRGTVFPLWMTEGQLQNLVTVSLKFCTRCRVLSLGGLPHLEKINIKGMQELEELQELGEYPSLVFLKISYCRKLMKLPSHFPNLEDLKIKDCDSLKTLAVTPLLKVLVLDDNLVLEDLNEVDHSFSSLLELKINGCPKLKALPQICTPKKVEIGGCNLLEALSARDYSQQLEHLILDECEDETLVVGAIPRSTSLNSLVISNISKATCFPKWPHLPGLKALHIRHCKDLVALSQEASPFQDLTSLKLLSIQGCPKLVKLPREGLPTTLECLTLSYCTNLESLGPNDVLKSLTSLKGLHIKHCPNVHSLPEDGVSTSLQHLVIEGCPTLREQFRPDGGLDWPKIMRIPHIEIDSTQVSPSLDLSNQVQGHPKASSTRWYHHLMPRKGGKIEGKHPAEASNSAEHRPNVKRKGPPEPSSLGERRQTFDKGTIELPNLVKHERNFEKERLEPSNLLEHERTFDNEMAEPSNLEEHGRTFDEEKQEPSNLGEHEITFSKEMLEPSDLAEHVEYAQLERTFDQEMLEPSDVAKHERNFYKETLAPSDLVEHGRTFDEEKQEPSNLGEHEITFSKEMLEPSDLAEHVEYAQLERTFDQEMLEPSDLAKHERNFYKETLAPSDLVEHGRTFDEEKQEPSNLGEHEITFSKEMLEPSDLAEHVEYAQLERTFDPEMLEPSDLAKHERNFYKETLAPSDLVEHEGTFDEEKKEPSNLGEHGANSKMEESPGEPSREPSSSPLQYYKRMEPGESSNLAENKLESHEKQSAISTGSISNGGCPLAAYMWPYTPISSGKFSDSLCCRLRRQVHLLYCDGASHTTVVGTDTVAYCVVSGSSSFHVFFFCSPANQ